In Bombina bombina isolate aBomBom1 chromosome 6, aBomBom1.pri, whole genome shotgun sequence, a single genomic region encodes these proteins:
- the NTF3 gene encoding neurotrophin-3 isoform X2, translated as MVTPVTKILQVNRVMSILFCVMFLPYLCGIHATNMDKRDLPENSMNSLFIKLMQADLLKNKISKPVVDTKENKQSTIPKAEILLDMDVVDNVKSDFQPVISLEVELIKQQRQRRYNSPRVLLSDSLPQEPPPLYLMDDYIGHSKVVGNRTSRRKRHAEHKGHRGEYSVCDSESLWVTDKSNAVDIRGHQVTVLGEIKTGNSPVKQYFYETRCKEARPVKNGCRGIDDKHWNSQCKTSQTYVRALTSENNKLVGWRWIRIDTSCVCALSRKIGRT; from the coding sequence ATCTTACAGGTGAACAGGGTGATGTCCATCCTGTTTTGTGTGATGTTTCTTCCTTATCTTTGTGGCATCCACGCTACCAACATGGATAAACGGGATTTGCCAGAAAACTCCATGAATTCTCTTTTTATTAAACTCATGCAAGCAGACCTTTTGAAAAATAAGATTTCCAAACCAGTGGTTGATACAAAGGAAAACAAGCAAAGTACAATACCAAAAGCAGAAATTCTTCTAGATATGGATGTTGTTGATAATGTGAAATCGGACTTCCAACCTGTCATCTCATTAGAAGTAGAACTGATAAAACAACAAAGACAGAGGCGCTACAATTCACCACGTGTGCTTTTGAGTGATAGTCTTCCTCAGGAACCTCCCCCTTTGTACTTAATGGATGATTATATTGGCCATTCTAAAGTTGTTGGAAACAGAACATCTCGAAGAAAAAGACACGCAGAACATAAAGGCCATCGGGGTGAATATTCAGTTTGCGACAGCGAAAGCTTATGGGTTACAGACAAATCGAATGCAGTTGACATTCGAGGACATCAAGTCACAGTTTTGGGGGAAATTAAGACAGGTAACTCTCCTGTGAAACAATACTTTTATGAAACAAGATGTAAAGAAGCAAGACCTGTCAAAAATGGTTGTCGTGGCATTGACGATAAACACTGGAATTCCCAATGTAAAACATCCCAAACCTACGTTAGAGCATTGACTTCAGAAAACAATAAACTTGTAGGTTGGAGATGGATAAGAATAGACACATCCTGCGTGTGCGCGTTATCAAGGAAAATAGGAAGAACATAA
- the NTF3 gene encoding neurotrophin-3 isoform X1, which produces MGKEESLILQVNRVMSILFCVMFLPYLCGIHATNMDKRDLPENSMNSLFIKLMQADLLKNKISKPVVDTKENKQSTIPKAEILLDMDVVDNVKSDFQPVISLEVELIKQQRQRRYNSPRVLLSDSLPQEPPPLYLMDDYIGHSKVVGNRTSRRKRHAEHKGHRGEYSVCDSESLWVTDKSNAVDIRGHQVTVLGEIKTGNSPVKQYFYETRCKEARPVKNGCRGIDDKHWNSQCKTSQTYVRALTSENNKLVGWRWIRIDTSCVCALSRKIGRT; this is translated from the coding sequence ATCTTACAGGTGAACAGGGTGATGTCCATCCTGTTTTGTGTGATGTTTCTTCCTTATCTTTGTGGCATCCACGCTACCAACATGGATAAACGGGATTTGCCAGAAAACTCCATGAATTCTCTTTTTATTAAACTCATGCAAGCAGACCTTTTGAAAAATAAGATTTCCAAACCAGTGGTTGATACAAAGGAAAACAAGCAAAGTACAATACCAAAAGCAGAAATTCTTCTAGATATGGATGTTGTTGATAATGTGAAATCGGACTTCCAACCTGTCATCTCATTAGAAGTAGAACTGATAAAACAACAAAGACAGAGGCGCTACAATTCACCACGTGTGCTTTTGAGTGATAGTCTTCCTCAGGAACCTCCCCCTTTGTACTTAATGGATGATTATATTGGCCATTCTAAAGTTGTTGGAAACAGAACATCTCGAAGAAAAAGACACGCAGAACATAAAGGCCATCGGGGTGAATATTCAGTTTGCGACAGCGAAAGCTTATGGGTTACAGACAAATCGAATGCAGTTGACATTCGAGGACATCAAGTCACAGTTTTGGGGGAAATTAAGACAGGTAACTCTCCTGTGAAACAATACTTTTATGAAACAAGATGTAAAGAAGCAAGACCTGTCAAAAATGGTTGTCGTGGCATTGACGATAAACACTGGAATTCCCAATGTAAAACATCCCAAACCTACGTTAGAGCATTGACTTCAGAAAACAATAAACTTGTAGGTTGGAGATGGATAAGAATAGACACATCCTGCGTGTGCGCGTTATCAAGGAAAATAGGAAGAACATAA